In Sulfuriferula plumbiphila, the genomic window GGCACTGGGCGGCGTGCTGATGGGTTCCATCGTCACCGGTATTTTCGTTGCCATTTCGATGACCACTGGTGGCGGTGCCTGGGATAACGCCAAGAAATATATCGAGGAGGGTAATCATGGCGGCAAAGGCTCTGAAGCACACAAGGCCGCGGTCACAGGTGATACCGTGGGTGACCCCTACAAGGACACTGCCGGCCCGGCTATCAACCCGCTGATCAAGATCATCAATATTGTTGCACTGCTGATTGTGCCGCTGCTGTAAGGCTCGGACAGCTAAAATGAAAAAAGGCCGGACCGAAGCCAGGCCGTGTTAAATGCATACTGCCCGGAACATGAGTGAGTAAATTCGAGGCATGGCTGGATTTGAAACAATAGTAGATATACTCTGGTGGCGACAGTGAAATCTGTGGCCATTTTTTATGTGCGTCCTGCCGGGCGCACATAAAAAATGCATGACCGAAGTCATGTGTTCAAGGATATTGCGCAGTATCAATTGCGGCCGCTCAGATCACCGCATCCGGGGTTTTTTCCGACGCACCGCGTTCCAATGCTGCCGCTACTCCCGCGCCGTAAGCCGGATCGGCCCTGGTGCAGTGGGCAATATGACGCTGCTGGATTTCTTTGGACGCGCCGCCGACCGAACGGGCCGTATTCTCGCACAGCAGCCGTTGCTGTTCCGGCGTCATCAGGCGGAACAGGTTACCAGGCTGGGTGTGGTAATCATCATCGGCGCGATGATCCCAGTGGCCTGCTGCGCCTCCGGTCGCCAGGGGCGGTTCCGAAAAATCCGGTTGTTGCTGCCACGCGCCTTTGCTATTGGGCTCGTAGGTTCGCTGCATCGCTGCCAGCATGAACAGCCCGAGTCGGACATGGGCCCGGCTTACGCCTGAAGAAACGCCAGGAGATCGGCGTTGACCTTGTCCGCCGGGGTTACGCACATCCCATGTGGTGCGCCGGGATAGATCTTCAGCGTCGACTTCTTCACCAGCTTCGCGGCAAGAAGAGCCGGATCGGCGATGGGCACAATCTGGTCAT contains:
- a CDS encoding catalase-related domain-containing protein — encoded protein: MQRTYEPNSKGAWQQQPDFSEPPLATGGAAGHWDHRADDDYHTQPGNLFRLMTPEQQRLLCENTARSVGGASKEIQQRHIAHCTRADPAYGAGVAAALERGASEKTPDAVI